The Candidatus Tumulicola sp. DNA segment GCTTCAATGCCTTCACGTAGCGCGGCGCAGCCTGCTGCAGCAGCTCCTGCAAGGCCCGTCCGTTGTCCAGCCCGCGGCGCACCTCGGGCACCAGTTCTTCGGGAACGTAGACCGCAACCCGGCGGCCCTTCAGTCGTCCGTATAGGACGTGGCTCGGATGTTGCTCACCCGACATACAAGCCGGACAGTTCTCGCGCACACAGGGGCTGCGGCGAAAGCTCAGGGAGCCAAGCAGCGCAGGCCAAAGCTCCGCTGCCTCGCTCTGCAGCCAGCCAACAACATCGGACGATGATTCGAATCGTGCTTCTTTCATGCATTATATGTGTCATATCGCACACGTACGTGCAACAAAAATGTGCGAACGAATAGCCCTGCAAAC contains these protein-coding regions:
- a CDS encoding DUF6788 family protein; the encoded protein is MKEARFESSSDVVGWLQSEAAELWPALLGSLSFRRSPCVRENCPACMSGEQHPSHVLYGRLKGRRVAVYVPEELVPEVRRGLDNGRALQELLQQAAPRYVKALKRERPKAPKSRKS